A window of Candidatus Methylomirabilota bacterium contains these coding sequences:
- a CDS encoding metal-sensitive transcriptional regulator has protein sequence MIDEEMKHKALARLSRIEGQVQGVQRMVEEGKYCVDILLQLSAIEGALEQVRKILLGRYIESCVAEAMASGRAEDRQKKIEELLEVFSRYGR, from the coding sequence ATGATCGACGAGGAGATGAAGCACAAGGCGCTGGCGCGTCTGAGCCGGATCGAGGGCCAGGTGCAGGGTGTGCAGCGGATGGTGGAGGAGGGGAAGTACTGCGTCGATATTCTGCTCCAACTGTCTGCCATCGAAGGTGCGTTGGAACAGGTTCGCAAGATCCTCCTCGGCCGTTACATCGAATCGTGTGTCGCAGAGGCGATGGCCTCCGGGCGGGCGGAGGATCGCCAGAAGAAGATCGAAGAGCTTCTGGAGGTCTTCTCGCGCTACGGCCGGTAG
- a CDS encoding alpha/beta fold hydrolase, protein MPKVRVGQMELFYQEDGHCEPVVWIHGLGIDHRVWALQIPVFSQHFRCITFDNRDAGQSDRSSSSYTIKTMADDVIRLMDALAIDKAHIVGLSMGGAIAQEVAIAYPARVRRLILVSTYTSADRRGADVLNSFAMMRAHFSREEYARATSPWIFTYRDYLIPGFIESTITRFLEDPYFLPADVYARQVEAALGHFTEDRLSEITVPTLIVTGNEDLMTPMRFARTLHQGIPGAKLAVIPGGGHALALTHADEFNHIALSFLKEP, encoded by the coding sequence ATGCCAAAGGTTCGGGTCGGCCAAATGGAGCTCTTTTACCAGGAAGACGGCCACTGTGAGCCGGTCGTCTGGATCCACGGACTCGGCATCGATCACCGAGTCTGGGCGCTGCAGATACCGGTGTTCAGCCAGCACTTCCGCTGCATAACCTTCGACAACCGCGACGCCGGCCAAAGCGACCGCTCATCGAGTTCCTACACTATCAAGACCATGGCCGATGATGTCATCCGCCTGATGGACGCGCTCGCTATCGATAAGGCCCACATCGTGGGCCTTTCCATGGGCGGGGCGATCGCCCAGGAGGTGGCGATCGCCTATCCTGCCAGGGTCAGACGATTAATCCTGGTCTCGACCTACACCTCAGCCGATCGGCGCGGCGCTGACGTACTGAACTCGTTCGCGATGATGCGGGCCCACTTCAGCCGGGAAGAGTACGCGCGGGCCACCAGTCCATGGATATTCACGTACCGGGACTATCTTATCCCCGGATTTATAGAGTCGACCATCACCCGATTCCTGGAGGACCCATACTTTCTCCCCGCCGACGTCTACGCCCGCCAGGTCGAGGCCGCACTCGGTCACTTCACCGAAGATCGCTTGAGCGAGATTACGGTACCAACCCTGATTGTGACTGGTAACGAAGATCTCATGACCCCTATGCGTTTCGCCAGGACGCTCCACCAGGGAATTCCCGGCGCCAAATTGGCCGTGATCCCGGGCGGCGGCCACGCCTTGGCCCTCACCCACGCTGACGAGTTTAACCACATCGCCCTGTCATTTCTCAAGGAACCCTGA
- the coaE gene encoding dephospho-CoA kinase (Dephospho-CoA kinase (CoaE) performs the final step in coenzyme A biosynthesis.) translates to MPSEQDARRMVVVGLTGGICSGKSTVAAMFKGLGATVIDADRVAHELVEPDRPLFEAVVSTFGREVVGAGGRIDRRRLGAIVFADLKARRQLEALLHPAIIRECERRIQRAGVLGAVVCLVDAALLIESGWHARCDAVILVEASEAVRLDRLVRSRDLSQDEAMQRVRSQMPQQEKRCHAHYVIENEGPLEETARQVQAVWEQLCAQATP, encoded by the coding sequence ATGCCTAGTGAGCAGGACGCACGGCGAATGGTCGTTGTGGGCCTGACAGGGGGCATTTGTTCGGGCAAGAGTACGGTCGCAGCGATGTTCAAGGGCTTGGGCGCGACGGTCATCGACGCCGATCGAGTTGCTCACGAGTTGGTGGAGCCGGACCGGCCCCTCTTCGAGGCGGTCGTCTCGACGTTCGGTCGCGAGGTCGTCGGAGCGGGTGGTCGCATAGACCGAAGGCGATTGGGCGCCATAGTGTTCGCCGATCTCAAGGCCCGCAGACAATTAGAGGCGCTACTTCATCCGGCTATTATCCGGGAGTGTGAACGGCGTATCCAGCGAGCAGGGGTCTTGGGAGCGGTCGTTTGCCTTGTCGATGCTGCGCTGCTGATTGAGAGCGGTTGGCACGCTCGCTGTGACGCGGTGATCCTTGTTGAGGCGAGCGAAGCCGTGCGGCTCGACCGTCTGGTCAGGTCAAGAGACCTCAGTCAAGATGAAGCGATGCAGCGCGTCAGGTCGCAGATGCCACAGCAGGAGAAGCGGTGCCACGCTCATTATGTCATTGAGAATGAAGGTCCGCTTGAAGAGACAGCGCGTCAGGTGCAGGCGGTGTGGGAACAGTTGTGCGCCCAGGCTACACCGTAG
- the polA gene encoding DNA polymerase I, with protein MTARSLYLIDGSSYLFRAYHALPPLTNSEGVPTGAIYGFTNMLLKIIRDEHPEAMVVVFDSAGPTERHTRYADYKANRGQMPDDLSRQLPYIHRIVEAMRIPLLMQQGQEADDLIGSLARQAEAQDFHVTIVTGDKDMLQLIGPEIRVYDSMKEKVYGEPEVLERFGVPPGQVVEVMGLMGDPIDNIPGVRGIGEKTARSLIQQFGSIEEMITRLHEIKSVKVREILRSQVEQARLSRDLARLRTDLQVSVDLGQVALREPDNAALQALFRELGFTGLQRAFTPVTSRGSLRMVVIDREDEIGETVKELLDSDSVAIAVARNGSGSGDGTLYGLAFCKEPDVALCCFPEAMTDSYLERLRPVLAGEKPMKIGHDLKRIMTAIGKKGVALRGLSFDAMVASYLLNPNRSDHSLATLVFELLGVKCEQGSEAKGGNDGREMAMRRAAEEAHLVWQLKEALLPKLEQSGLLSLFKTIEMPLIEVLASMEEVGFSVDADQLGELGKELESQLSQIESRIFALAGEHFNINSPKQLADVLFQRLKLQPLKRTKTGYSTNVEVLQRLAMTHELPAEVLNYRSLAKLKSTYVDVLLRLADRAGGRIHTSFNQTVTATGRLSSSEPNLQNIPVRTEVGRRIRQAFIVSKGHRLLSADYSQIELRILAHLSQDQALIAAFTAGADVHRSTAAEIFGVQPEEVTAEMRRRAKVINFGIVYGMSPFGLASELDIPQEEAALYIDRYFQIYHGVKLFIDQTIREAGELGFVSTLWGRRRAIPELRSSDQTVRQLGERLAVNTPIQGSAADLIKVAMIAIFRRLRSERLGTRMILQIHDELLFEVPEAELEVAKQVAIEEMERAAALCIPLKVDLGVGVNWAEAHA; from the coding sequence ATGACGGCCAGATCGCTCTATCTTATCGACGGGAGTTCCTACCTCTTTCGGGCCTACCATGCGCTTCCACCCCTTACGAACAGCGAGGGGGTTCCAACCGGAGCCATATACGGTTTCACCAATATGCTTCTGAAGATCATCCGGGACGAGCATCCGGAGGCCATGGTTGTGGTCTTCGATTCCGCAGGACCGACCGAACGACATACGCGATACGCTGACTACAAGGCGAATCGCGGCCAGATGCCGGACGATCTGAGCCGCCAGCTTCCGTACATCCATCGGATAGTGGAGGCGATGCGCATCCCGCTCCTGATGCAACAGGGGCAAGAGGCGGACGATCTGATCGGCTCGCTGGCAAGGCAGGCCGAGGCGCAGGACTTTCACGTGACCATTGTCACGGGCGATAAAGACATGCTCCAACTCATTGGACCTGAGATCCGGGTCTATGATTCGATGAAGGAGAAGGTCTACGGCGAACCGGAGGTTCTGGAGCGCTTCGGCGTGCCCCCCGGTCAGGTGGTGGAGGTGATGGGGTTGATGGGTGATCCGATCGACAACATCCCTGGCGTGCGCGGGATCGGGGAGAAGACCGCCAGGAGCCTTATCCAGCAGTTCGGGAGCATCGAAGAGATGATCACTCGCCTGCATGAGATCAAGTCCGTGAAGGTTCGGGAGATTCTGAGAAGCCAGGTCGAGCAAGCTCGTCTCAGCCGGGATCTGGCCCGCCTCAGGACGGATCTCCAGGTGAGTGTGGATCTGGGACAGGTTGCGCTACGTGAGCCTGATAACGCCGCTCTCCAGGCCCTCTTTCGGGAGTTAGGTTTCACAGGGCTCCAGCGGGCATTTACCCCCGTGACCTCGCGCGGCTCGCTCCGCATGGTCGTTATTGATCGCGAGGACGAGATCGGAGAGACCGTCAAAGAACTCCTGGATTCCGACAGCGTGGCTATCGCTGTTGCGCGTAACGGTAGCGGCTCAGGTGACGGTACGCTTTATGGCCTTGCCTTCTGTAAAGAGCCCGATGTCGCCCTCTGTTGCTTTCCTGAAGCGATGACCGACTCGTATCTTGAGCGTCTGCGCCCTGTCCTGGCTGGAGAGAAGCCGATGAAGATCGGCCACGACCTCAAACGGATCATGACCGCTATCGGGAAGAAGGGCGTTGCGCTGAGAGGACTGTCCTTTGATGCCATGGTAGCGTCCTATCTCCTGAACCCTAACAGATCGGATCACTCTCTCGCGACTTTGGTGTTTGAGCTGTTGGGCGTGAAGTGCGAGCAGGGGTCGGAAGCTAAGGGTGGAAATGACGGACGAGAGATGGCCATGAGGCGGGCAGCCGAAGAGGCGCACCTTGTATGGCAACTCAAAGAGGCGTTGCTGCCGAAACTTGAGCAGTCAGGGCTGCTGTCGTTGTTTAAAACGATCGAGATGCCGCTGATCGAGGTCTTGGCCTCGATGGAGGAAGTCGGGTTCAGCGTAGATGCCGACCAGCTTGGCGAGTTGGGCAAGGAACTGGAGAGCCAACTCAGCCAGATCGAATCGCGAATCTTCGCTCTGGCGGGTGAGCACTTTAACATCAATTCGCCGAAGCAGTTGGCGGATGTGTTATTTCAGCGACTGAAGCTTCAGCCGCTGAAGCGGACCAAGACCGGCTATTCCACCAATGTGGAGGTGCTTCAGCGATTGGCCATGACGCACGAATTGCCCGCAGAGGTCCTGAATTACCGGAGTCTCGCGAAACTCAAATCGACCTATGTTGATGTGCTGCTCAGGCTTGCTGATCGCGCGGGCGGCCGAATTCATACATCGTTCAATCAGACGGTGACTGCCACCGGACGCTTGAGTTCCAGTGAGCCGAACCTCCAGAATATCCCGGTTCGCACCGAGGTCGGGCGGCGGATTCGACAGGCGTTCATTGTCTCGAAGGGTCATCGGCTCCTGTCGGCCGACTATTCCCAGATCGAGCTGCGGATTTTGGCGCACCTCTCCCAGGACCAGGCGTTAATTGCCGCTTTCACGGCGGGGGCTGATGTGCACCGGAGTACTGCAGCCGAGATCTTCGGGGTGCAGCCGGAGGAGGTGACGGCGGAGATGCGGCGACGGGCCAAGGTGATCAACTTCGGCATCGTCTATGGGATGAGTCCCTTTGGCCTGGCCTCAGAACTCGATATACCACAGGAGGAGGCCGCCCTGTACATCGATCGCTATTTTCAGATCTATCACGGGGTCAAGTTATTTATCGACCAGACGATCCGCGAGGCCGGGGAACTCGGCTTCGTGAGTACGCTCTGGGGACGCCGGCGAGCGATCCCGGAACTGAGAAGTTCCGACCAGACGGTTCGGCAACTTGGGGAGCGGTTGGCAGTGAATACGCCGATTCAGGGATCGGCTGCAGACCTGATCAAGGTTGCGATGATCGCTATCTTCAGACGCCTAAGGTCGGAACGGTTGGGAACCAGGATGATTCTTCAGATCCACGATGAGCTGCTGTTCGAGGTACCCGAAGCCGAGCTGGAAGTCGCTAAGCAGGTGGCTATTGAAGAGATGGAGCGTGCGGCTGCTCTCTGTATTCCCCTGAAGGTTGACCTCGGGGTTGGAGTGAACTGGGCTGAGGCCCATGCCTAG
- the dnaJ gene encoding molecular chaperone DnaJ has translation MNRRDYYQVLGVDRDAAPDEIKRAYRRLAHKYHPDKNPGDKTSEEQFKEATEAYEILNNPEKRAAYDRFGVTGERAGFGGFGEAGFGSVFEDLFEGFFGGSARRAASRGADLRYNLEISLEEAILGVEKEITIPRLEPCGACKGSGAKPGTSPTACGSCRGSGQVRYSQGFLTISQTCSACRGEGRVIEHRCRDCRGTGRSRSDRSLTVKIPAGVETGIRLKLAGEGEAGPHWGDRGDLYVVITVKEHPLFSRHGDDLYCEVPVRFVQAALGAELEIPSFFGMTKLKIPPGTQPGAEFRVHGKGVPRLRGHGQGDLVVRVVVEVPKRLTTKQRELLEAYAALENGDGSPLVESFFDKVKSLFG, from the coding sequence ATGAACAGGCGCGACTACTACCAGGTGCTTGGGGTGGATCGGGACGCCGCTCCCGATGAGATCAAACGAGCCTACCGTCGGCTGGCTCATAAGTATCACCCGGACAAGAACCCTGGCGATAAGACGTCGGAAGAGCAGTTCAAGGAGGCGACCGAGGCGTATGAGATCCTGAACAATCCCGAGAAGCGGGCGGCCTACGACCGGTTCGGAGTTACCGGAGAGAGGGCCGGCTTCGGGGGATTCGGTGAGGCCGGATTTGGGTCGGTGTTCGAGGATCTTTTCGAGGGGTTCTTTGGAGGATCTGCCCGGCGGGCTGCTTCCCGGGGCGCAGATTTACGCTACAACCTCGAGATCAGCCTTGAGGAAGCGATCCTCGGAGTAGAGAAAGAGATTACGATCCCCCGGCTGGAGCCCTGCGGCGCCTGCAAGGGGAGTGGCGCGAAGCCCGGGACATCTCCAACCGCCTGTGGTTCCTGCCGCGGCAGCGGCCAGGTTCGGTACTCGCAAGGCTTTCTCACGATCAGCCAGACCTGTTCGGCCTGTCGAGGCGAGGGGCGTGTTATTGAACATCGATGCCGCGACTGTCGAGGTACGGGGCGGTCGCGGTCCGATCGGTCTCTTACGGTGAAGATTCCTGCCGGTGTGGAAACGGGGATACGCTTGAAGCTGGCAGGCGAGGGCGAGGCCGGTCCCCATTGGGGAGATCGGGGCGATCTGTATGTTGTCATCACCGTGAAGGAGCATCCGCTCTTCTCACGGCACGGCGACGACTTGTATTGTGAGGTTCCTGTCAGGTTTGTTCAAGCGGCCTTGGGGGCCGAGTTGGAGATCCCGAGCTTTTTCGGGATGACGAAGCTCAAGATCCCCCCCGGGACCCAACCCGGCGCTGAGTTTCGCGTTCATGGCAAGGGTGTGCCGCGCTTGCGTGGCCATGGTCAAGGAGACCTCGTGGTCAGGGTTGTGGTCGAGGTGCCTAAGCGGCTGACCACGAAGCAGCGCGAGTTGCTCGAAGCGTACGCTGCTCTGGAAAACGGCGACGGAAGCCCGTTAGTCGAGAGCTTCTTTGACAAGGTCAAGAGCCTGTTCGGCTGA
- the grpE gene encoding nucleotide exchange factor GrpE, with translation MNQESEETKASTSDNAQESPVVPTIELESMINKLQADLKGRTAEIDALNDRLLRLHAEFENYKKRVSRERSEFVRFANEGLILELLPIVDSLEHAVATARFGGEVQGVAEGVDIILRLFQTTLEKAGVKSIEALGHEFDPNFHQAVAQIEATDGRDNIAVEEVRKGYLLEGRLLRPAMVKVSKAKVLSSEFEVQGSEEDRCETRSSGSGLSQS, from the coding sequence ATGAATCAAGAAAGTGAAGAAACCAAAGCATCGACAAGCGATAACGCCCAAGAGAGCCCTGTTGTCCCCACGATCGAGTTGGAGTCGATGATCAACAAGCTGCAGGCCGACCTCAAGGGACGGACTGCTGAGATAGACGCCCTCAATGACCGCCTCCTTCGTCTCCACGCGGAGTTTGAGAACTACAAGAAGCGAGTATCCCGCGAGCGGAGCGAGTTCGTGAGGTTCGCGAACGAAGGGCTGATCCTGGAACTGCTGCCTATTGTGGATAGTCTGGAGCATGCGGTCGCTACGGCCCGCTTTGGAGGAGAGGTCCAGGGCGTTGCGGAGGGTGTTGACATCATTCTTCGACTGTTTCAGACGACCCTGGAAAAGGCAGGGGTGAAGTCCATCGAGGCGTTGGGGCATGAGTTCGATCCGAACTTCCATCAGGCTGTGGCTCAGATAGAGGCGACTGATGGTCGGGACAATATTGCGGTCGAGGAGGTTCGAAAAGGGTACCTCCTGGAGGGACGTTTGCTGCGGCCGGCGATGGTGAAGGTATCGAAAGCGAAGGTTCTGAGTTCTGAGTTCGAGGTTCAAGGTTCAGAAGAAGATCGATGTGAAACCCGGAGTTCGGGATCCGGCCTGTCTCAGTCATGA
- the hrcA gene encoding heat-inducible transcription repressor HrcA, which yields MSAHELTSRERQILKVIIHDYITSGEPVGSRSIARRHLGYLSPATIRNVMADLEEVGYLSQPHASAGRIPTDSGYRFYVDSLMQRPKLSKVEESRIEQGIRPSRGQAEELVQGVSRILSDLSRYASVVLAPKFAQNTWRRINFVHLNRERTLVVLMADSGLVQQKVIAIDELIEQPELDRISNYLNSVLGGVTLHEVRNTIIAQMAEERDEFNRLMQRALELSNKTLEGEEGYVYIGGAANITHQPEFADINKMQNIFAAFEEKSKLVKILDRCLAHEGLRVIIGRESEIREMRELSLIASSYKSGDHVVGVLGIVGPKRIAYDRMVALVDCTARLVSKLLTEADV from the coding sequence ATGTCGGCGCATGAACTAACTTCACGGGAGCGCCAGATCCTGAAGGTAATTATCCATGACTATATCACCTCCGGAGAGCCTGTAGGGTCCCGAAGTATCGCCAGGCGCCACCTTGGCTACCTCAGCCCTGCCACCATCCGCAATGTGATGGCGGATCTGGAGGAGGTAGGCTATCTCTCTCAACCGCATGCGTCAGCCGGCAGGATCCCAACCGATTCCGGGTACCGCTTCTACGTTGACAGCCTTATGCAGCGTCCTAAATTGTCGAAGGTCGAGGAAAGCCGAATCGAGCAAGGGATCCGTCCCAGCCGGGGTCAGGCCGAGGAATTGGTGCAGGGGGTCAGCCGAATCCTCTCCGATCTCTCACGATATGCTTCGGTGGTTCTGGCGCCAAAGTTTGCACAGAACACGTGGCGACGTATTAACTTTGTCCACCTCAATCGGGAGCGGACCCTGGTGGTTCTTATGGCCGATTCCGGGCTCGTACAGCAGAAGGTCATCGCTATCGATGAGTTGATCGAGCAGCCGGAGTTGGATCGAATCTCTAACTATCTGAACAGTGTGTTGGGCGGGGTGACCCTTCACGAGGTGAGGAACACGATCATTGCACAGATGGCCGAGGAGCGCGATGAGTTCAACCGCCTGATGCAGCGCGCCCTGGAACTCAGCAACAAGACGCTGGAGGGTGAGGAGGGATACGTCTACATCGGAGGGGCGGCCAATATCACTCATCAGCCGGAGTTCGCCGATATCAATAAGATGCAGAATATCTTCGCGGCCTTCGAGGAAAAGTCAAAGCTGGTGAAGATTCTCGATCGATGTCTGGCCCATGAGGGGTTACGGGTTATCATCGGCCGCGAGAGTGAGATCAGAGAGATGCGCGAGCTCAGTCTGATTGCTTCGTCGTATAAGAGTGGAGATCATGTCGTTGGTGTACTCGGAATCGTGGGCCCGAAGCGGATTGCCTACGACCGCATGGTGGCCCTCGTCGATTGTACGGCCAGACTCGTCAGCAAGCTCCTGACAGAGGCTGATGTGTAG